In Mycoavidus cysteinexigens, a genomic segment contains:
- the rplL gene encoding 50S ribosomal protein L7/L12, which translates to MAIVKEDILEAVGAMSVLELNELVKAFEEKFGVSAAALAVAGPAGGGAAAAAEEQTEFTVTLTEVGANKVSVIKAVREITGLGLKEAKDLVDGAPKPVKENVPKAQAEEAKQKLEAAGAKAEVK; encoded by the coding sequence ATGGCAATAGTAAAAGAAGACATTCTTGAAGCCGTTGGCGCAATGTCTGTTTTAGAGTTAAATGAGCTGGTTAAGGCATTTGAAGAGAAGTTTGGCGTATCTGCTGCAGCCTTGGCGGTTGCTGGCCCAGCAGGCGGTGGCGCGGCTGCTGCTGCAGAAGAGCAAACTGAATTTACGGTAACACTGACTGAAGTTGGCGCGAATAAAGTTTCCGTGATTAAAGCAGTGCGTGAAATCACTGGTTTAGGCTTGAAAGAAGCTAAAGATTTGGTCGATGGAGCACCTAAGCCTGTGAAGGAAAATGTGCCTAAAGCTCAAGCCGAAGAAGCCAAGCAGAAACTTGAAGCAGCTGGCGCTAAAGCTGAAGTTAAGTAA
- the rpoB gene encoding DNA-directed RNA polymerase subunit beta: MQYSFTEKKRIRKSFAKRLNVHQIPFLLATQLESFSDFLQADSAPGKRKPEGLQAAFMSVFPIVSHNGFARLEFVNYSLSPPAFDVKECQQRGLTFCSALRAKVRLVLLDKESPSKPVIKEVKEQEVYMGEMPLMTPTGSFVINGTERVIVSQLHRSPGVFFEHDKGKTHSSGKLLFSARIIPYRGSWLDFEFDPKDSLYFRVDRRRKMPVTILLKAIGLNAEEILAHFFMFDQFKLMNEGAQIKFVPERLRGEVARFDILDQNGKVIVQKDKRVNAKHIRDLESAKTETISVPEDYLLGRVLAKAVVDAQTGEVLAEANEEITDTLLAKLREAEIKEIQTLYTNDLDQGPYISQTLRIDETADQTAARIAIYRMMRPGEPPTEEAVEALFTRLFFSEDTYDLSKVGRMKFNRRVGGEEITGAMTLDNDDILATIKILVELRNGKGEVDDIDHLGNRRVRCVGELAENQFRTGLVRVERAVKERLGQAESENLMPHDLINSKPISSAIREFFGSSQLSQFMDQTNPLSEITHKRRVSALGPGGLTRERAGFEVRDVHPTHYGRVCPIETPEGPNIGLINSLALYAHLNEYGFLETPYRKVDAGKVTNTIDYLSAIEEGRYVIAQANAAVSDDGTLTDELVSAREAGETLMVTPERVQYMDVAPSQIVSVAASLIPFLEHDDANRALMGSNMQRQAVPCLRPEKALVGTGIERTVAVDSGTTVQAFRGGVVDYVDAGRIVIRVNDDEAVSGDTGVDIYNLIKYTRSNQNTNINQRPIVKVGDRIVRGDVLADGASTDIGELALGQNMLVAFMPWNGYNFEDSILISEKVVADDRYTSIHIEELNVVARDTKLGSEEITCDISNLAETQLGRLDDSGIIYIGAEVEAGDVLVGKVTPKGETQLTPEEKLLRAIFGEKASDVKDTSLRVPSGMNGTVIDVQVFTREGIERDKRAQQIIDDELKRYRLDLNDQLRIVEGDAFQRLEKMLVGRVVNGGPKKLAKGAKITAEYLADLDHYHWFDLRLADEDAAAQLEAIKESIAQKRHQFDLAFEEKRKKLTQGDELPPGVLKMVKVYLAVKRRLQPGDKMAGRHGNKGVVSKIVPVEDMPYMADGTPADIVLNPLGVPSRMNVGQILETHLGWAAKGLGHRIGDMLRAQTKVAELREFLHTIYNESGRREALEDLSDKEVLELASNLKEGVPFATSVFDGASEDEIARALELAWPDPIAQQLGMTKSKNQVTLYDGRTGDAFDRPVTVGYMHMLKLHHLVDDKMHARSTGPYSLVTQQPLGGKAQFGGQRFGEMEVWALEAYGAAYVLQEMLTVKSDDVTGRTKIYENLVKGEHVIDAGMPESFNVLVKEIRSLGIDIDLDRN; encoded by the coding sequence ATGCAATATTCTTTCACGGAAAAAAAGCGCATTCGGAAAAGTTTTGCGAAGCGCTTAAATGTTCACCAAATCCCATTCTTATTAGCGACTCAACTTGAGTCCTTTAGCGATTTTTTGCAAGCGGATAGCGCACCTGGGAAGCGCAAACCTGAGGGGTTGCAAGCGGCATTTATGTCGGTTTTTCCAATCGTCTCGCATAATGGTTTCGCGCGTCTTGAATTCGTCAACTATAGTTTGTCGCCACCTGCTTTTGATGTTAAAGAGTGCCAACAACGTGGCTTGACTTTCTGCTCGGCATTGCGCGCTAAAGTGCGTTTGGTGTTACTTGACAAAGAGTCGCCAAGTAAGCCGGTCATCAAAGAGGTGAAAGAGCAGGAAGTGTACATGGGCGAAATGCCGCTGATGACACCGACCGGCTCTTTTGTCATCAATGGCACAGAACGGGTTATTGTGTCCCAGCTGCATCGCTCGCCCGGGGTTTTCTTCGAGCACGATAAAGGCAAAACACATAGCTCCGGTAAATTACTTTTTTCTGCACGGATTATCCCGTATCGCGGTTCATGGCTAGATTTTGAGTTTGATCCAAAAGATTCTTTATATTTCCGTGTAGACCGTCGTCGCAAAATGCCGGTGACGATTCTTCTCAAAGCGATTGGTTTAAATGCCGAGGAAATCCTCGCGCATTTCTTTATGTTTGACCAATTCAAATTGATGAACGAAGGCGCACAGATTAAATTTGTCCCTGAACGGTTGCGCGGGGAAGTCGCGCGCTTTGACATTCTTGATCAAAATGGCAAAGTCATTGTGCAAAAAGATAAACGGGTTAATGCAAAACATATCCGTGATCTTGAGAGCGCAAAGACTGAAACAATCTCCGTGCCGGAAGATTATTTGCTGGGCCGGGTACTTGCCAAAGCGGTTGTAGATGCGCAAACCGGCGAAGTATTGGCGGAAGCTAACGAAGAAATCACTGATACGCTGCTAGCGAAATTGCGTGAAGCCGAAATCAAAGAAATTCAAACGCTATACACGAATGATTTAGATCAAGGTCCGTATATTTCTCAAACGCTGCGCATTGACGAAACGGCAGACCAAACTGCGGCGCGCATCGCTATTTACCGCATGATGCGTCCGGGCGAACCGCCTACCGAAGAAGCCGTTGAAGCGTTATTTACCCGGCTTTTCTTCAGCGAAGATACTTATGATCTATCGAAAGTAGGTCGTATGAAGTTTAATCGTCGTGTGGGCGGTGAAGAAATCACCGGTGCCATGACACTCGATAACGACGATATCCTCGCCACGATTAAAATTCTTGTTGAATTGCGGAATGGTAAAGGCGAAGTTGACGATATTGATCACCTTGGCAATCGCCGCGTACGTTGTGTTGGCGAACTGGCGGAGAATCAATTCCGCACGGGTTTAGTACGGGTTGAGCGCGCGGTTAAAGAAAGATTGGGGCAGGCCGAAAGTGAAAATCTGATGCCGCATGATTTGATTAACTCGAAGCCTATTTCATCGGCCATTCGCGAGTTTTTTGGATCCTCGCAGCTCTCGCAGTTTATGGATCAAACCAATCCGTTGTCTGAAATCACGCACAAACGCCGTGTCTCCGCGCTGGGGCCTGGCGGTTTGACGCGCGAGCGAGCTGGGTTTGAAGTGCGCGATGTGCATCCTACGCACTATGGCCGTGTCTGCCCGATCGAAACGCCGGAAGGCCCGAATATTGGTCTGATTAATTCGCTTGCGCTGTATGCTCACCTGAATGAATATGGCTTTCTAGAAACGCCTTATCGTAAGGTCGATGCGGGTAAAGTAACGAACACAATCGACTATCTATCGGCGATTGAGGAAGGTCGTTATGTGATCGCGCAAGCAAATGCCGCGGTGTCGGACGATGGCACGCTGACTGATGAGTTGGTGTCTGCGCGTGAAGCGGGCGAGACCTTAATGGTCACCCCAGAGCGTGTGCAATATATGGACGTTGCGCCTTCTCAGATTGTCTCCGTGGCGGCTTCGCTGATTCCATTTCTTGAACACGATGATGCGAATCGCGCGTTAATGGGATCGAATATGCAACGGCAGGCTGTGCCTTGCTTGCGCCCTGAAAAAGCCTTGGTGGGCACGGGGATTGAGCGCACGGTGGCGGTGGATTCTGGCACGACCGTGCAAGCGTTTCGCGGTGGGGTGGTAGATTACGTCGATGCGGGCCGGATTGTCATTCGGGTCAATGATGACGAAGCTGTCTCAGGCGATACCGGGGTGGATATTTATAACCTCATTAAATACACCCGTTCGAACCAAAACACGAATATCAATCAGCGCCCGATTGTAAAAGTTGGAGATCGGATTGTGCGCGGGGATGTGCTGGCTGATGGCGCTTCAACGGATATTGGTGAGCTTGCGCTAGGGCAGAATATGCTGGTTGCGTTTATGCCTTGGAATGGTTACAACTTTGAAGATTCGATTTTGATTTCTGAGAAAGTGGTTGCGGATGATCGCTATACCTCAATTCATATTGAAGAGTTGAATGTAGTGGCGCGTGACACCAAACTAGGTTCAGAAGAAATCACATGCGACATTTCGAACTTAGCTGAAACCCAGTTGGGTCGATTGGACGACTCGGGGATTATTTATATCGGCGCTGAAGTTGAAGCAGGCGATGTATTAGTCGGTAAAGTCACGCCAAAGGGTGAAACTCAGCTCACGCCAGAAGAAAAATTGCTGCGCGCGATTTTTGGCGAGAAAGCCTCTGATGTGAAAGATACGTCGCTGCGCGTACCCTCAGGGATGAACGGTACGGTGATTGATGTACAAGTGTTCACGCGAGAAGGCATTGAACGCGACAAGCGCGCGCAACAAATTATTGACGATGAGCTTAAACGCTATCGCCTTGATTTGAATGACCAACTGCGCATTGTTGAAGGGGATGCGTTTCAGCGTTTAGAAAAAATGCTTGTGGGTCGGGTCGTCAATGGTGGTCCTAAAAAGCTCGCCAAAGGAGCGAAAATCACGGCCGAATATTTAGCCGATCTGGACCACTATCACTGGTTTGATTTGCGTTTAGCGGATGAAGACGCGGCGGCGCAACTTGAGGCGATTAAAGAGTCAATTGCGCAAAAACGCCATCAGTTTGATCTGGCCTTTGAAGAAAAGCGCAAAAAACTAACCCAGGGTGATGAATTGCCGCCAGGCGTTCTGAAAATGGTCAAAGTCTACCTTGCAGTTAAGCGTCGCTTGCAGCCGGGTGACAAAATGGCGGGTCGTCACGGTAACAAAGGTGTGGTTTCAAAAATTGTGCCGGTTGAGGATATGCCGTATATGGCCGATGGTACCCCCGCCGATATCGTATTGAATCCATTAGGCGTGCCATCGCGCATGAACGTTGGGCAGATTCTTGAAACCCATCTTGGCTGGGCTGCGAAAGGGTTAGGGCATCGCATCGGTGATATGTTGCGTGCGCAAACCAAAGTAGCCGAGCTGCGCGAGTTCTTGCATACCATCTACAATGAAAGTGGTCGGCGCGAAGCATTAGAGGACCTAAGCGATAAAGAGGTGTTAGAACTGGCCTCTAATCTGAAAGAAGGCGTGCCGTTTGCTACCTCGGTTTTCGATGGAGCTAGTGAGGACGAAATCGCTCGGGCGCTTGAATTGGCTTGGCCGGACCCGATTGCGCAGCAATTGGGCATGACGAAATCAAAGAATCAAGTCACGTTATATGATGGGCGCACAGGCGATGCGTTTGATCGTCCAGTCACCGTAGGCTATATGCATATGTTGAAATTGCACCATCTGGTCGATGACAAGATGCATGCTCGCTCAACTGGTCCTTACTCACTCGTTACGCAACAGCCGTTGGGCGGTAAAGCCCAGTTTGGTGGTCAGCGTTTTGGTGAGATGGAGGTATGGGCGCTCGAGGCCTACGGCGCAGCCTATGTGTTGCAAGAAATGTTGACAGTGAAATCAGACGATGTAACTGGCCGCACCAAGATTTATGAAAACCTGGTTAAGGGCGAACATGTGATTGATGCAGGTATGCCTGAATCCTTTAACGTGCTAGTGAAAGAAATTCGCTCGCTCGGGATTGACATTGACCTTGATCGGAATTAA
- the rpoC gene encoding DNA-directed RNA polymerase subunit beta' has translation MKALLDLFKQVQQNEVFDAIKIGLASPDKIRSWSFGEVKKPETINYRTFKPERDGLFCAKIFGPIKDYECLCGKYKRLKHRGVICEKCGVEVTLTKVRRERMAHIELASPVAHIWFLKSLPSRLGMVLDMTLRDIERVLYFEAYVVIEAGMTPLKRGQIMTEEDYYSKVEEYGDEFRAEMGAEGVRELLRSIDIDAQAEILRSELKVTGSEAKLKKFSKRLKVLEAFQRSGIKPEWMIFEVLPVLPPELRPLVPLDGGRFATSDLNDLYRRVINRNNRLKRLLELKAPEIIVRNEKRMLQEAVDSLLDNGRRGKAMTGANKRPLKSVADMLKGKGGRFRQNLLGKRVDYSGRSVIVVGPTLKLHQCGLPKLMALELFKPFIFHKLEVMGIATTIKAAKKEVENQTPVVWDILEEVIREHPVMLNRAPTLHRLGIQAFEPVLIEGKAIQLHPLVCAAFNADFDGDQMAVHVPLSLEAQLEARTLMLASNNILFPANGEPSIVPSQDIVLGLYYVTRERVNGKGEGMIFSNVSEAIRAYENNQVELSARIQVRIAEQLFKSNGPVGTKELESKLTLYKTTVGRAILSEILPAGLSFSVMNKPLKKKEISRLINMAFCRCGLRETVIFADQLMQQGFKLATRAGISICVDDMLVPPQKEKIVNDSAQKVKEYDRQYMSGLVTAQERYNNVVDIWSATSEAVGKAMMEQLSTENVIDREGKTVKQESFNSIYMMADSGARGSAVQIRQLAGMRGLMAKPDGSIIETPITANFREGLNVLQYFISTHGARKGLADTALKTANSGYLTRRLVDVTQDLVVVEDDCGTVNGVAMKALVEGGEVVEALRDRILGRVTIADVVNPETQETVYENGTLLDEMAVEEIERLGVDEVRVRTPLNCETRYGLCARCYGRDLGRGVLVNVGEAVGVIAAQSIGEPGTQLTMRTFHIGGAASRAAVASSIEAKSNGTVRFTAAMRYVMNAKGEAVAISRSGEVIITDDHGRERERHKVPYGATLLQTDGAQIKAGVQLAMWDPLTRPIIAEYGGTAKFENVEEGVTVARQIDDVTGLSTLVVIDPKRRGSQAAKSVRPQVKLLDAKGAEVKIPGTDHAVMIGFQVGALITVKDGQAVQVGEVLARIPTESQKTRDITGGLPRVAELFEARSPKDAGVLAEVTGTVSFGKDTKGKQRLVITDLDGNQNEFLIPKDKQVLVHDGQVVNKGEMIVDGPADPHDILRLQGVEALAGYIVDEVQDVYRLQGVKINDKHIEVIVRQMLRRVQITDAGETRFIPGEQVERSDMLNENDQMEADDKRPANYDNILLGITKASLSTDSFISAASFQETTRVLTEAAIMGKRDDLSGLKENVIIGRLIPAGTGLAFHKARKNKEASDRKRFDQIAEAESETFGFGPPAA, from the coding sequence ATGAAAGCTTTGCTCGATCTATTCAAGCAAGTTCAGCAAAATGAAGTATTTGATGCAATTAAGATTGGTCTAGCCTCGCCAGACAAAATCCGCTCGTGGTCGTTTGGTGAAGTCAAAAAACCTGAGACGATCAACTATCGCACCTTTAAGCCGGAACGCGATGGTTTGTTCTGCGCTAAGATTTTTGGGCCGATCAAAGATTATGAATGCCTGTGTGGCAAATATAAGCGTCTTAAACACCGCGGTGTGATTTGTGAAAAATGCGGGGTTGAAGTCACGTTGACCAAAGTGCGCCGTGAACGTATGGCGCATATTGAGCTGGCTTCACCGGTGGCGCATATTTGGTTCTTAAAATCGCTGCCATCGCGCTTAGGCATGGTGCTCGATATGACGTTACGTGATATCGAACGCGTGCTTTATTTTGAAGCCTATGTGGTGATTGAAGCTGGCATGACCCCGTTAAAGCGGGGCCAGATCATGACTGAAGAAGATTATTACAGCAAGGTCGAAGAATACGGCGATGAGTTTCGCGCTGAAATGGGCGCGGAAGGCGTGCGCGAATTATTGCGCTCAATCGATATTGATGCTCAAGCTGAAATACTGCGTAGCGAATTAAAAGTCACCGGCTCAGAGGCGAAATTAAAGAAATTTTCTAAGCGCCTTAAAGTATTGGAAGCTTTTCAGCGTTCCGGGATCAAACCTGAATGGATGATCTTCGAAGTATTGCCAGTTTTGCCTCCCGAATTGCGGCCATTAGTGCCGCTCGATGGCGGCCGCTTCGCGACTTCAGATTTGAATGATTTGTACCGCCGGGTGATTAACCGCAACAATCGGTTGAAACGTTTGCTTGAACTCAAAGCGCCTGAAATTATCGTGCGCAATGAAAAGCGCATGTTGCAAGAGGCGGTTGATTCACTGCTTGACAATGGCCGTCGCGGTAAAGCGATGACTGGCGCCAATAAACGTCCTCTGAAATCGGTGGCCGATATGCTCAAGGGTAAAGGCGGACGTTTCCGCCAGAACTTATTGGGTAAGCGCGTCGATTACTCTGGTCGCTCGGTGATTGTGGTGGGGCCTACCCTCAAACTGCATCAATGCGGTTTGCCAAAATTGATGGCGCTCGAGTTATTTAAACCTTTCATCTTCCATAAACTTGAAGTGATGGGGATTGCGACCACCATTAAGGCGGCTAAAAAAGAAGTTGAGAACCAAACGCCGGTGGTCTGGGATATTCTTGAAGAGGTTATCCGTGAACATCCAGTGATGCTAAACCGCGCGCCAACGCTGCATCGTCTTGGAATTCAGGCATTTGAGCCGGTCTTGATTGAAGGTAAAGCAATCCAACTGCATCCGCTGGTGTGTGCGGCATTTAATGCTGACTTCGATGGTGACCAAATGGCGGTGCATGTGCCGCTTTCGCTCGAAGCGCAGCTTGAAGCGCGGACGTTAATGTTGGCTTCAAATAATATTTTATTCCCGGCCAACGGCGAACCATCGATTGTGCCTTCGCAAGATATTGTGCTCGGCCTTTATTATGTGACGCGTGAACGCGTCAATGGCAAAGGCGAAGGCATGATCTTCTCTAATGTCAGCGAAGCGATTCGGGCGTATGAAAACAATCAAGTTGAATTGAGTGCACGGATTCAGGTGCGAATTGCCGAACAATTGTTTAAATCTAATGGGCCAGTTGGCACAAAAGAGTTAGAGTCAAAGTTGACACTCTATAAAACTACGGTGGGTCGGGCTATCTTGTCGGAAATTTTGCCAGCAGGCTTATCTTTTTCGGTCATGAATAAGCCCCTCAAAAAGAAAGAAATCTCCCGTTTGATTAATATGGCATTTTGTCGCTGTGGGTTGCGGGAAACCGTGATTTTCGCCGATCAATTGATGCAGCAGGGTTTCAAACTTGCGACGCGGGCGGGTATTTCGATTTGCGTCGACGATATGTTGGTGCCGCCGCAAAAAGAAAAGATCGTCAACGATTCAGCGCAAAAAGTTAAAGAATATGACCGGCAATATATGTCTGGTTTAGTGACTGCGCAGGAACGTTATAACAATGTTGTGGATATTTGGTCTGCTACTTCAGAAGCCGTAGGCAAGGCGATGATGGAACAGCTTTCCACTGAGAATGTGATCGATCGCGAAGGCAAAACCGTTAAGCAAGAGTCGTTCAATTCGATTTATATGATGGCGGATTCTGGAGCGCGGGGTTCGGCTGTGCAAATTCGTCAGTTGGCAGGAATGCGCGGTTTGATGGCGAAACCAGATGGCTCGATCATTGAGACGCCGATTACGGCGAATTTCCGTGAAGGGCTGAATGTGTTGCAGTACTTCATCTCAACCCACGGCGCGCGTAAAGGTCTGGCTGATACCGCGTTGAAGACAGCGAATTCAGGGTATCTGACGCGCCGTCTGGTCGATGTGACGCAAGATTTGGTGGTGGTTGAAGATGACTGCGGAACGGTCAATGGTGTCGCGATGAAGGCGCTGGTTGAAGGCGGGGAAGTGGTAGAAGCGCTGCGTGACCGGATCCTTGGGCGCGTAACGATTGCCGATGTCGTGAATCCAGAAACCCAAGAAACCGTTTATGAAAACGGCACCTTGCTGGATGAAATGGCGGTTGAAGAAATTGAGCGCTTGGGGGTTGATGAAGTGCGGGTGCGTACGCCGCTTAATTGCGAAACCCGCTATGGTTTATGCGCGCGCTGCTATGGTCGCGACTTGGGTCGTGGCGTCTTGGTAAACGTTGGCGAGGCGGTCGGCGTGATTGCCGCGCAGTCGATTGGTGAGCCAGGCACGCAGCTGACGATGCGGACCTTCCATATTGGGGGTGCGGCATCGCGTGCGGCAGTCGCTTCAAGCATAGAAGCTAAATCGAATGGCACCGTGCGTTTTACCGCAGCAATGCGCTACGTGATGAACGCAAAAGGTGAAGCAGTCGCTATTTCACGTTCAGGCGAAGTGATCATTACGGATGATCATGGTCGTGAGCGTGAGCGCCATAAAGTGCCTTACGGCGCTACATTGTTGCAAACGGATGGAGCGCAAATCAAGGCCGGCGTGCAATTAGCGATGTGGGATCCGCTCACGCGCCCAATCATCGCTGAATATGGCGGTACGGCGAAATTTGAGAACGTTGAAGAGGGTGTGACGGTTGCGCGTCAGATTGATGATGTAACGGGCTTATCGACGCTGGTTGTAATCGATCCAAAGCGGCGCGGTTCACAAGCCGCTAAAAGTGTGCGTCCGCAAGTCAAATTGCTGGATGCAAAGGGCGCCGAAGTCAAAATCCCAGGAACTGACCATGCGGTAATGATTGGTTTCCAGGTGGGCGCTTTGATTACGGTTAAAGACGGGCAAGCGGTGCAAGTGGGTGAGGTGTTGGCACGGATCCCAACCGAATCGCAGAAAACTCGAGATATTACTGGGGGTCTGCCGCGTGTCGCTGAATTGTTTGAAGCGCGCTCGCCAAAAGATGCCGGTGTTTTGGCCGAAGTGACGGGTACGGTTTCCTTCGGTAAGGACACTAAGGGTAAACAGCGTCTAGTGATCACCGACCTTGATGGCAATCAAAACGAATTCCTGATTCCGAAAGACAAACAGGTATTAGTGCATGATGGTCAAGTTGTGAATAAAGGTGAGATGATTGTCGACGGCCCAGCCGATCCTCATGACATCTTGCGTTTACAGGGCGTTGAAGCGCTAGCGGGCTACATCGTTGATGAAGTGCAAGATGTGTATCGTCTACAAGGCGTGAAGATCAACGACAAGCATATTGAAGTAATCGTGCGCCAGATGTTGCGTCGGGTGCAAATTACTGATGCGGGCGAGACACGCTTTATTCCAGGCGAACAGGTTGAGCGTTCCGATATGCTGAACGAAAACGATCAAATGGAAGCCGACGATAAACGCCCTGCGAATTACGATAATATCTTACTGGGTATTACGAAGGCATCGTTGTCGACGGACTCTTTCATCTCGGCTGCGTCGTTCCAAGAAACAACCCGCGTCTTAACCGAAGCGGCAATCATGGGCAAACGCGACGACTTGAGTGGTCTAAAAGAAAACGTGATTATCGGTCGTCTGATCCCGGCCGGTACGGGTCTGGCGTTTCATAAGGCACGCAAAAATAAAGAAGCCTCTGATCGCAAACGATTCGACCAAATAGCTGAAGCTGAATCCGAAACATTTGGGTTTGGGCCACCGGCTGCTTAG
- the recQ gene encoding DNA helicase RecQ, translating into MSPCLAILNEIFGYPTFRAQQGEIVEHIAAGGDCLVLMPTGGGKSLCYQIPALVRRGAGLGVGVVVSPLIALMQDQVAALTECGVRAAYLNSALSGSEAAATERALRNGQLDLLYVAPERLMTPRFLDLLESIQVGLFAIDEAHCVSQWGHDFRPEYIQLSVLHERFPSVPRVALTATADELTRAEIIHRLALDSARIFISSFDRPNIHYRIVEKANARNQLLDFIRAEHMESDSSGKSGSQRCDSGIIYCLSRRKVDETAQWLQSQGLRALPYHAGMEADIRRRHQQIFQQEEGVVMVATIAFGMGIDKPDVRFVAHLDLPKSVEGYYQETGRAGRDGLAANAWMAYGLGDVVQQRKMIEESEADDAHKRMVTSKLDALLGLCETASCRRVQLLAYFGETSQPCGNCDTCLEAPATWDGTREAQMALSCVYRVERMSGFYFGAGHLIDILRGNLTERVKHRGHEQLSTFGIGATLTEAQWRTIFRQLIAYGLLTVDHNLHGALTLTPASRAVLKGEQKVTLRREVKSARTLNAPVKQRANLVKELSASARERWERLRTWRSKTAKTEGVPAYIIFHDNTLAEVAQLAPSTIGELRAVSGVGALKLERFGRQLLEVVAGEG; encoded by the coding sequence ATGTCGCCTTGCCTTGCTATTCTGAATGAAATTTTCGGCTATCCTACCTTTCGCGCCCAGCAAGGAGAGATCGTTGAGCATATCGCGGCCGGCGGAGATTGTTTAGTCTTAATGCCCACGGGTGGCGGCAAATCCTTATGCTATCAAATCCCAGCACTGGTGCGCCGCGGCGCAGGCTTAGGGGTAGGTGTTGTCGTCTCGCCGTTAATCGCGCTTATGCAAGACCAGGTGGCGGCGCTGACGGAATGTGGTGTGCGCGCTGCCTATCTGAATTCCGCACTGTCGGGCAGTGAGGCTGCGGCAACCGAGCGAGCATTACGCAACGGCCAACTCGATCTGCTTTATGTTGCGCCAGAAAGGTTGATGACGCCCCGTTTTCTTGATCTGCTCGAGAGTATTCAAGTCGGTCTGTTTGCCATTGACGAAGCACATTGCGTTTCGCAGTGGGGTCATGATTTTCGCCCGGAATACATCCAGCTAAGCGTTTTACACGAGCGCTTTCCAAGCGTGCCACGGGTGGCGCTCACCGCCACGGCTGATGAGCTCACGCGGGCTGAGATCATTCATCGCCTTGCGCTAGATAGCGCCCGCATCTTTATTTCAAGTTTTGATCGGCCCAATATTCATTACCGGATTGTCGAAAAAGCCAATGCGCGCAACCAGTTGCTTGATTTTATCCGCGCTGAGCATATGGAGTCAGACTCGAGTGGCAAAAGCGGTAGCCAGCGCTGTGACTCTGGGATTATTTATTGCCTATCCCGTCGTAAGGTCGATGAAACGGCGCAGTGGCTGCAAAGCCAGGGCTTGCGAGCGCTGCCCTATCATGCTGGCATGGAGGCTGATATACGGCGTCGGCATCAGCAAATTTTTCAGCAAGAAGAAGGCGTTGTGATGGTCGCTACGATTGCTTTCGGGATGGGCATTGATAAACCAGATGTCCGTTTTGTGGCGCATCTAGATTTACCGAAGAGCGTTGAAGGGTATTATCAGGAAACCGGCCGGGCTGGGCGCGATGGACTTGCCGCGAATGCATGGATGGCCTATGGCTTAGGCGATGTGGTGCAACAACGCAAAATGATTGAAGAATCTGAAGCGGATGATGCCCATAAGCGGATGGTCACAAGCAAATTGGATGCATTACTGGGGTTATGCGAAACGGCGAGCTGCCGGCGCGTACAGTTATTGGCTTACTTTGGCGAAACCAGTCAGCCTTGCGGCAATTGTGATACCTGTCTTGAAGCACCGGCAACTTGGGATGGCACACGCGAAGCGCAAATGGCGCTGTCTTGCGTCTATCGGGTAGAGCGCATGAGCGGTTTTTATTTTGGCGCAGGCCATTTGATCGACATTTTGCGGGGTAATTTGACTGAACGTGTTAAACACCGTGGACACGAGCAGCTTTCAACTTTCGGCATTGGCGCTACGCTCACAGAAGCCCAATGGCGCACAATTTTTCGCCAACTCATCGCCTATGGTTTGTTAACGGTTGACCATAATCTGCATGGCGCGCTGACTCTAACCCCAGCCAGCCGCGCCGTGCTCAAAGGCGAACAAAAAGTGACGCTGCGCCGTGAAGTCAAGTCAGCTCGCACGCTTAATGCACCAGTTAAACAGCGGGCGAACTTAGTCAAAGAATTATCCGCCTCTGCGCGTGAACGCTGGGAGAGGTTACGTACTTGGCGCAGCAAAACGGCCAAAACCGAAGGCGTGCCGGCTTACATTATTTTTCACGATAATACCTTAGCTGAAGTTGCTCAACTTGCGCCCTCAACAATCGGCGAGTTACGTGCAGTATCGGGAGTAGGTGCGCTTAAATTAGAGCGCTTTGGGAGGCAGCTACTGGAAGTGGTTGCGGGGGAGGGTTAA
- the rpsL gene encoding 30S ribosomal protein S12 — MPTINQLVRKGRVSAQLKSKSPALENSPQRRGVCTRVYTTTPKKPNSALRKVAKVRLTNGFEVIPYIGGEGHNLQEHSVVLIRGGRVKDLPGVRYHIVRGSLDTQGVKDRKQARSKYGAKRAKKA; from the coding sequence ATGCCAACTATTAATCAGCTGGTTCGTAAAGGGCGTGTCTCGGCTCAATTGAAGAGCAAGAGTCCGGCTTTAGAGAACAGCCCACAGCGGCGCGGTGTGTGCACTCGTGTGTATACTACAACGCCTAAGAAGCCAAATTCAGCGCTGCGTAAAGTAGCCAAAGTGCGTTTAACTAACGGCTTTGAAGTAATTCCTTATATCGGTGGTGAAGGCCATAATCTGCAGGAGCACTCGGTGGTGCTGATTCGCGGTGGTCGGGTTAAGGATTTGCCTGGTGTGCGCTATCACATTGTGCGTGGTTCACTTGATACGCAAGGCGTGAAAGATCGCAAGCAAGCACGTTCCAAATACGGTGCAAAGCGCGCGAAAAAAGCGTAA